One Melospiza melodia melodia isolate bMelMel2 chromosome 1, bMelMel2.pri, whole genome shotgun sequence genomic window carries:
- the MPPE1 gene encoding metallophosphoesterase 1 — protein MLSSSSTAVKNLPLKRRLCFLLKLLCFVSSVLIFCEFLIYYVVIFQCRWPSVKGGAHMAEKETSVLKAIILADTHLLGEIKGHWLDKLRREWQMERSFQTALWLLQPDIVFILGDVFDEGKWSSPQAWADDVRRFQKMFRHSIFTELVAIAGNHDIGFHYEMTPYKVNRFEKVFNFTSGKLITRKGINFVLVNSVAMEGDGCAVCRTSEAKLVALSHKLNCSQQKPNHSNKRCSDVEKLPASEPILLQHYPLYRKSDAECTGQDSAPPEEKNIPFKEKYDVLSQEASQKLLWWFQPRLILSGHTHSACEVLHAGKIPEISVPSFSWRNRNNPSFIMGSITPTDFSLQKCFLPFESRVFTIYCAAGALLVILVLAHVQLLTPPFYFAQRLISKHKAV, from the exons ATGCTGAGTTCTAGCTCAACTGCTGTGAAGAATCTTCCTCTGAAGAGGAGGCTCTGTTTTCTGCTGAAACTTTTGTGCTTTGTCAGCTCAGTGTTAATATTTTGTGAATTTTTAATTTACTATGTGGTGATATTTCAATGCCGATGGCCAAGTGTGAAAGGTGGAGCTCACATGGCTGAAAAAGAAACTTCAGTCCTAAAGGCCATCATTTTAGCTGATACACACCTACTTGGTGAAATCAAAGGACATTGGCTGGATAAGCTAAGAAg GGAATGGCAAATGGAGAGATCTTTCCAAACTGCCTTATGGTTACTGCAGCCAGATATTGTTTTTATTCTGGGAGATGTTTTTGATGAAGGAAAATGGAGCTCACCTCAG GCCTGGGCAGATGATGTCAGGAGGTTCCAGAAGATGTTCAGGCATTCCATTTTTACGGAGCTGGTGGCCATTGCTGGCAATCACGACATCGGATTTCATTACGA AATGACTCCTTACAAGGTAAATCGATTTGAAAAGGTTTTCAACTTTACTTCAGGAAAGCTGATAACTCGGAAAGGAATAAA CTTTGTCCTAGTGAACAGTGTAGCCATGGAAGGTGATGGCTGTGCTGTCTGCCGTACCTCAGAGGCAAAACTTGTGGCACTTTCTCACAAACTGAATTGCTCCCAGCAG AAACCAAATCACTCCAACAAAAGATGCAGTGATGTGGAAAAGCTTCCAGCTTCAGAACCCATCCTTTTACAG CATTATCCTCTCTATCGGAAAAGTGATGCTGAATGCACTGGACAAGATTCTGCTCCTCCAGAGGAGAAAAACATCCCCTTTAAAGAGAAGTATGATGTGCTGTCTCAAGAGGCATCACAAAAG CTGCTATGGTGGTTTCAGCCCCGTTTGATTCTCAGTGGGCACACTCATAGTGCTTGTGAAGTGCTGCATGCAGGGAAAATTCCAGAAATCAGTGTCCCATCATTCAGTTGGAGGAATAGAAACAATCCTAGTTTCATCATG GGCAGCATAACACCAACTGACTTCTCCCTCCAAAAATGCTTCCTTCCATTTGAGAGCAGAGTCTTCACTATCTACTgtgcagcaggtgctctgcttgTGATCCTGGTACTAGCTCATGTTCAGCTTCTCACTCCACCGTTTTATTTTGCTCAGCGTTTAATCAGTAAGCATAAAGCAGTATGA